One window from the genome of Cryptomeria japonica chromosome 6, Sugi_1.0, whole genome shotgun sequence encodes:
- the LOC131876613 gene encoding uncharacterized protein LOC131876613, producing MKTLSWNVRGCNAPDKIRLIKRCLDQVRPDILLLQETKIKEEDFSLFSRKFQSWNCSLVGAQGASGGLAMLWKGSAIDVTIVRATRWWQWLKIKSMQLQTSFFLFNIYGPINSNLKKQVWSELSEILSNDKENVFILGGDFNALIRPSDKKGGMGWNRQSQRDFSSFVTSSGLIKIPFKTREFTWTNRRSGFLNIAEKLDRFFIAGDWSKSHWTSNAEILPFTGSDHYPICLRLQDDNALERCPFKFEAMWLRDGNIKNLID from the coding sequence ATGAAGACCCTCTCGTGGAATGTCAGGGgatgcaatgcccctgacaagattCGCTTGATTAAGCGATGTCTTGATCAAGTGAGACCGGATATTCTTCTCTTAcaagaaacaaagatcaaagaggaggattttagtttattttctaggAAATTTCAATCGTGGAACTGTAGTTTGGTTGGAGCACAAGGTGCTTCTGGAGGTCTAGCCATGCTTTGGAAGGGTTCAGCTATTGATGTGACTATTGTTAGAGCCACTCGTTGGTGGCAATGGCTGAAAATTAAATCAATGCAATTGCAGACaagtttcttcctcttcaacatctaTGGGCCGATTAACTCAAATTTGAAAAAGCAAGTGTGGAGTGAGTTATCTGAAATTTTGTCTAATGACAAGGAAAATGTTTTCATTCTAGGAGGAGATTTCAATGCACTAATCAGACCTTCAGACAAGAAAGGGGGCATGGGGTGGAACAGGCAGAGTCAAAGAGATTTCAGCTCCTTTGTCACAAGTTCAGGTCtaattaaaatcccttttaaaACGAGAGAATTCACATGGACCAACAGGAGGAGTGGATTCCTAAATATCGCTGAAAAATTAGATAGGTTTTTCATAGCAGGAGATTGGTCCAAGAGTCACTGGACCAGCAATGCGGAGATCTTACCTTTTACAGGATCAGACCATTATCCAATATGTCTAAGGTTGCAGGATGACAACGCTCTAGAGAGGTGCCCCTTTAAGTTTGAGGCAATGTGGCTTCGGGATGGCAACATCAAAAATCTCATAGACTAA